In a single window of the Nocardioides sp. L-11A genome:
- a CDS encoding GntR family transcriptional regulator, whose translation MAGVFTPLSVEHASTVTRVAAEVRRAVFEGELESGTPLREVALAESLGVSRPTVREALTVLVAEGLATREPHRGVMVATPRADSVRDVCRARWVLEGAGVQAWPAADAVRRARVRTTLDAYTAAVRGGEASYEELNERHLAFHVSLVELTGSTRLVQMAEALMAELRLALAQVERMHRNAHDEAGSHEGLVELLEAGRIDGPGGAHAFLRAHIADAEIEIIEALGLE comes from the coding sequence ATGGCCGGAGTCTTCACCCCGCTGAGCGTGGAGCACGCCTCGACGGTGACGCGCGTCGCCGCGGAGGTGCGGCGTGCGGTGTTCGAGGGCGAGCTCGAGAGCGGCACGCCGCTGCGCGAGGTCGCCCTGGCCGAGTCCCTCGGCGTCTCGCGGCCCACGGTCCGCGAGGCGCTGACCGTCCTGGTCGCCGAGGGCCTGGCGACCAGGGAGCCGCACCGCGGGGTCATGGTCGCCACGCCGCGGGCCGACTCGGTGCGCGACGTGTGCCGCGCGCGCTGGGTGCTCGAGGGCGCCGGCGTCCAGGCCTGGCCCGCCGCGGACGCCGTACGACGGGCCCGGGTGCGCACCACGCTCGACGCCTACACCGCCGCCGTCCGCGGCGGGGAGGCGTCCTACGAGGAGCTCAACGAGCGCCATCTCGCCTTCCACGTCTCCCTGGTCGAGCTGACCGGCAGCACCCGGCTGGTGCAGATGGCCGAGGCGCTGATGGCCGAGCTCAGGCTCGCGCTGGCGCAGGTGGAGCGGATGCACCGCAACGCCCACGACGAGGCGGGGTCCCACGAGGGGCTGGTCGAGCTGCTGGAGGCGGGCCGGATCGACGGCCCCGGCGGTGCCCACGCCTTCCTGCGCGCGCACATCGCCGACGCCGAGATCGAGATCATCGAGGCGCTCGGGCTGGAGTAG
- a CDS encoding phage holin family protein: protein MLAFLSRWAITAAALAVAAQLIGGIWFEGATSGRAEFDDKWLPLVGVALISCVVTAFVKPLLTLLSIPFILVTLGLFLIVLNALLLLLTAWLADAVDIGFHVDGFWPAVWGSIIISITTWFLDAVVGVDD, encoded by the coding sequence ATGCTGGCCTTCCTGTCCCGCTGGGCGATCACCGCAGCGGCGCTCGCCGTCGCCGCGCAGCTGATCGGCGGCATCTGGTTCGAGGGCGCGACGTCGGGCCGCGCCGAGTTCGACGACAAGTGGCTGCCCCTGGTCGGGGTCGCGCTCATCTCGTGCGTGGTGACGGCCTTCGTCAAGCCGCTGCTGACGCTGCTCTCGATCCCGTTCATCCTGGTGACGCTGGGCCTGTTCCTCATCGTGCTCAACGCACTGCTGCTGCTCCTCACCGCATGGCTGGCCGACGCGGTCGACATCGGCTTCCACGTCGACGGCTTCTGGCCCGCGGTCTGGGGCTCGATCATCATCAGCATCACGACCTGGTTCCTCGACGCCGTCGTCGGTGTCGACGACTGA
- a CDS encoding low molecular weight protein-tyrosine-phosphatase: protein MVAAPPPRSPGQYRIALVCLGNICRSPMADVVLAARVAEAGVDDRVAVVSAGTGDWHAGDPMDRRAAALLTAEGYDASRHRAQQVLVSWLDEQDLVLAMDRDNLRDLRALGEADPARVRLFRDFDPEEPGGEVPDPYYGGDAGFRTVLAMVERTSEALVTAVTAALD from the coding sequence ATGGTCGCCGCTCCCCCGCCCCGCTCGCCGGGGCAGTACCGGATCGCGCTCGTCTGCCTCGGCAACATCTGCCGCTCGCCGATGGCCGACGTCGTCCTGGCCGCCCGGGTCGCCGAGGCCGGGGTCGACGACCGGGTCGCGGTGGTCAGCGCGGGCACCGGTGACTGGCATGCCGGCGACCCCATGGACCGCCGCGCGGCGGCGCTGCTGACCGCCGAGGGCTACGACGCCAGCCGGCACCGCGCGCAGCAGGTGCTCGTGTCCTGGCTGGACGAGCAGGACCTCGTCCTCGCGATGGACCGCGACAACCTGCGCGACCTGCGCGCCCTCGGCGAGGCGGACCCGGCCCGGGTCCGGCTGTTCCGCGACTTCGACCCGGAGGAGCCCGGCGGCGAGGTCCCGGACCCCTACTACGGCGGCGACGCCGGGTTCCGCACCGTGCTCGCCATGGTCGAGCGGACCTCCGAGGCGCTCGTCACCGCCGTGACCGCCGCCCTCGACTGA
- a CDS encoding MoxR family ATPase, translating into MTAVLTALSVVDRARETELLEAALASGAHVVLEGPPGTGKTTLLRRVAAARDRSFALVEGNAELTPARLVGHFDPALVLSRGYQPDVFVDGPLLTAMREGGLLYVEELNRVPEETLNTLLTVMSEREIVVPRLGMVRAAPGFAVVAAMNPYDAVGTARVSSAVYDRTCRIAMGYQSAEAEQEILAQRAPVPSEAWRDRAVALVRATREHPELRVGSSVRGTIDLAGINHQLARARGVTEDDWHTGLDAALVALSGRVRVDEASTRRPEEVITELYVAHFGADPEQATDPESGEEPRSGEA; encoded by the coding sequence ATGACTGCTGTGCTCACGGCGCTGTCGGTCGTCGACCGGGCGCGGGAGACCGAGCTTCTCGAGGCGGCGTTGGCCAGTGGCGCCCACGTCGTCCTCGAGGGGCCTCCCGGCACCGGCAAGACCACCCTGCTGCGCCGGGTCGCCGCCGCCCGGGACCGCTCGTTCGCCCTCGTCGAGGGCAATGCCGAGCTGACCCCGGCCCGGCTGGTCGGCCACTTCGACCCTGCTTTGGTGCTGAGCCGGGGCTACCAGCCGGACGTCTTCGTCGACGGACCGCTCCTCACCGCCATGCGCGAGGGCGGCCTGCTCTACGTCGAGGAGCTCAACCGGGTGCCCGAGGAGACCCTCAACACCCTGCTCACCGTCATGTCCGAGCGGGAGATCGTCGTCCCGCGGCTCGGCATGGTCCGCGCGGCGCCGGGCTTCGCGGTCGTCGCCGCGATGAACCCCTACGACGCCGTCGGCACCGCCCGGGTGTCCTCGGCCGTCTACGACCGGACCTGCCGGATCGCGATGGGCTACCAGTCGGCCGAGGCGGAGCAGGAGATCCTCGCCCAGCGTGCGCCGGTGCCGTCCGAGGCGTGGCGCGACCGTGCGGTGGCCCTGGTCCGGGCCACCCGCGAGCATCCCGAGCTCCGGGTGGGCTCGTCGGTGCGCGGCACGATCGACCTGGCCGGGATCAACCACCAGCTGGCCCGGGCCCGCGGGGTCACCGAGGACGACTGGCACACCGGCCTGGACGCCGCGCTGGTCGCGCTGAGCGGGCGGGTCCGGGTGGACGAGGCATCGACCCGGCGGCCCGAGGAGGTCATCACCGAGCTCTACGTCGCGCACTTCGGCGCCGACCCCGAACAGGCCACCGACCCCGAGTCCGGCGAGGAGCCGCGCTCGGGGGAAGCCTGA
- a CDS encoding alpha-ketoacid dehydrogenase subunit beta — MTTMTLAKALNAGLRQAMEDDPKVVVMGEDVGALGGVFRITDGLQKDFGDARVIDTPLAESGIVGTAVGLAMRGYRPVVEIQFDGFVYPAYDQIVCQVAKIHFRSRGKVRVPMVIRIPFGGGIGAVEHHSESPEAQFVHTPGLKVVACSNPADAYAMIQQAVHSDDPVVFLEPKRLYHSTKAEVDESAPPAPLWQSRVVRPGADATLVAYGPTVSTCLDAATVAAEEGRSLEVIDLRTLSPLDLVPVVESVRRTGRLVVVHEAHVTLGVGAEIAARVTEECFHSLEAPVLRVGGFDTPYPPARIEEDFLPDLDRILDAVDRTFGF, encoded by the coding sequence ATGACCACCATGACCCTCGCCAAGGCGCTCAACGCCGGGCTCCGCCAGGCCATGGAGGACGACCCCAAGGTCGTCGTCATGGGGGAGGACGTCGGCGCGCTGGGTGGCGTCTTCCGGATCACCGACGGCCTGCAGAAGGACTTCGGCGACGCCCGGGTGATCGACACCCCGCTGGCCGAGTCCGGGATCGTCGGCACCGCCGTCGGCCTCGCGATGCGCGGCTACCGTCCCGTCGTCGAGATCCAGTTCGACGGCTTCGTCTACCCGGCCTACGACCAGATCGTGTGCCAGGTCGCCAAGATCCACTTCCGCAGCCGGGGCAAGGTCCGGGTCCCGATGGTCATCCGGATCCCGTTCGGCGGCGGCATCGGCGCCGTGGAGCACCACAGCGAGTCGCCCGAGGCGCAGTTCGTGCACACGCCCGGCCTCAAGGTCGTCGCGTGCTCGAACCCCGCCGACGCGTACGCCATGATCCAGCAGGCCGTCCACAGCGACGACCCGGTCGTGTTCCTCGAGCCGAAGCGGCTCTACCACTCCACCAAGGCCGAGGTCGACGAGAGCGCACCGCCCGCGCCGCTGTGGCAGTCGCGGGTGGTCCGGCCCGGGGCCGACGCGACCCTCGTCGCCTACGGGCCGACGGTCTCGACCTGCCTGGACGCGGCCACCGTCGCCGCCGAGGAGGGCCGCTCGCTGGAGGTCATCGACCTGCGCACCCTCTCGCCGCTCGACCTGGTCCCCGTCGTCGAGTCGGTCCGTCGTACCGGACGGCTGGTGGTGGTGCACGAGGCCCACGTGACGCTCGGCGTCGGCGCCGAGATCGCCGCCCGGGTCACCGAGGAGTGCTTCCACTCGCTCGAGGCCCCGGTGCTGCGCGTCGGCGGCTTCGACACGCCCTACCCGCCTGCCCGGATCGAGGAGGACTTCCTGCCCGACCTGGACCGGATCCTCGACGCCGTCGACCGGACCTTCGGGTTCTGA
- a CDS encoding aldehyde dehydrogenase family protein, with protein MTDLLVPTDHAALPAVRDWLARPKGLFIGGSWVDAASGRTFETRDPATGQVLTRVAHGEAEDVDRAVRAARTAFEGEWALWTPAQRQRLLFKIGEAIYDHAEELAQLESLDNGKSAGVAQAVDITWVAELFQYYAGWATKIEGRTIPVSVPWAPGTQWHAYTLREPVGVCGAIVPWNFPLLMAAFKIPVALTCGNTVVLKPAEDTPLTALRLAEIMAECGLPDGVFNVVTGYGDAGAALAGHDDVDKIAFTGSTEVGRLIVDAAKGNLKKVSLELGGKSPQVVYADADLDLAIPGTASGFLFNHGQTCTSGTRLLVEDRIFDEFTQGVAEVAAASKLGPGLDPTSTVGPLVSQTQLDRVLGYVDQGLRDGARALTGGARHGDTGYYVEPTVLVDVDSSFSVYREEIFGPVVVATPFSAERGVAAAANDTPYGLAASVWTKDVTKAHRTARQIKAGTVWINCHNAFDAAMPFGGYKQSGWGRELGASAIDAYTEQKSVNALLA; from the coding sequence ATGACCGACCTGCTCGTCCCCACCGACCACGCCGCGCTCCCCGCCGTGCGTGACTGGCTCGCCCGCCCCAAGGGCCTGTTCATCGGCGGCTCCTGGGTGGACGCCGCCTCGGGCCGCACCTTCGAGACCCGCGACCCGGCGACGGGGCAGGTCCTCACCCGGGTCGCCCACGGCGAGGCGGAGGACGTCGACCGCGCGGTGCGCGCCGCCCGGACCGCGTTCGAGGGCGAGTGGGCGCTGTGGACGCCTGCCCAGCGCCAGCGCCTGCTGTTCAAGATCGGCGAGGCGATCTACGACCACGCCGAGGAGCTGGCCCAGCTCGAGTCGCTCGACAACGGCAAGTCGGCGGGCGTCGCGCAGGCCGTCGACATCACCTGGGTCGCCGAGCTGTTCCAGTACTACGCGGGCTGGGCCACCAAGATCGAGGGCCGGACCATCCCGGTGTCCGTCCCGTGGGCGCCCGGCACCCAGTGGCATGCCTACACCCTGCGCGAGCCGGTCGGTGTGTGCGGCGCGATCGTGCCGTGGAACTTCCCGCTGCTGATGGCCGCCTTCAAGATCCCGGTCGCACTCACCTGTGGCAACACGGTGGTGCTCAAGCCGGCCGAGGACACCCCGCTCACCGCGCTCCGGCTCGCCGAGATCATGGCCGAGTGCGGCCTGCCGGACGGTGTCTTCAACGTCGTGACCGGCTACGGCGACGCGGGGGCCGCGCTGGCCGGCCACGACGACGTCGACAAGATCGCCTTCACCGGCTCGACCGAGGTCGGCAGGCTCATCGTCGATGCCGCCAAGGGCAACCTGAAGAAGGTCTCCCTGGAGCTGGGCGGCAAGAGCCCCCAGGTCGTGTACGCCGACGCCGACCTCGACCTCGCCATCCCCGGCACCGCCTCGGGCTTCCTGTTCAACCACGGCCAGACCTGCACCAGCGGCACCCGTCTGCTCGTGGAGGACCGGATCTTCGACGAGTTCACCCAAGGTGTCGCCGAGGTCGCCGCCGCCAGCAAGCTCGGCCCCGGCCTCGACCCGACCTCCACGGTCGGGCCGCTGGTGTCGCAGACCCAGCTCGACCGGGTCCTCGGGTACGTCGACCAGGGCCTGCGCGACGGCGCCCGCGCCCTCACCGGCGGCGCGCGCCACGGGGACACCGGCTACTACGTCGAGCCGACCGTGCTCGTCGACGTCGACTCCTCGTTCAGCGTCTACCGCGAGGAGATCTTCGGGCCGGTCGTGGTCGCCACCCCGTTCAGCGCGGAGCGCGGCGTCGCGGCGGCGGCCAACGACACGCCGTACGGGCTCGCCGCCTCGGTGTGGACCAAGGACGTCACGAAGGCGCACCGCACCGCGCGTCAGATCAAGGCGGGCACGGTGTGGATCAACTGCCACAACGCCTTCGACGCCGCGATGCCCTTCGGCGGGTACAAGCAGTCCGGCTGGGGCCGCGAACTCGGCGCGTCGGCGATCGACGCCTACACCGAGCAGAAGTCGGTCAACGCGCTGCTGGCCTGA
- the pdhA gene encoding pyruvate dehydrogenase (acetyl-transferring) E1 component subunit alpha — MTDPVFGPAPEQTPEPELVQLLTPEGERVHHPGFDVDFTADELRGFYRDMTLVRRLDVEATALQRHGELGLWAQLLGQEAAQIGAGRALAPQDFVFPTYREHGVAWCRGVDPVRLLALFRGVDQGDWDPDEHNFGLYTIVIGAQTLHATGYAMGIQRDGLVGTGDPERDTAVVAHFGDGASSQGDVNEAFVFAASFNAPVVFFCQNNQWAISEPFERQSRIPLYRRSQGFGFPGIRVDGNDVLATYAVTKAALQRARDGQGPILIEAYTYRMGAHTTTDDPTRYRLSDDVEHWKLKDPIARLEVYLRRNGLADDAFLAEVAAEADALGERMRRECHALPDPSTHDLWDVVHAEKTAELAAQQAEYDAHAATFEEARR, encoded by the coding sequence ATGACCGACCCCGTCTTCGGACCGGCCCCCGAGCAGACACCCGAGCCCGAGCTCGTCCAGCTCCTGACGCCCGAGGGTGAGCGGGTCCACCACCCCGGCTTCGACGTCGACTTCACCGCCGACGAGCTGCGCGGCTTCTACCGCGACATGACCCTCGTGCGCCGCCTCGACGTCGAGGCGACCGCGCTGCAGCGCCACGGCGAGCTCGGCCTGTGGGCCCAGCTCCTCGGCCAGGAGGCGGCCCAGATCGGTGCCGGCCGGGCGCTCGCGCCGCAGGACTTCGTCTTCCCGACCTATCGCGAGCACGGCGTCGCCTGGTGCCGCGGGGTCGACCCGGTCCGGCTGCTCGCCCTGTTCCGCGGCGTCGACCAGGGCGACTGGGACCCCGACGAGCACAACTTCGGCCTCTACACGATCGTCATCGGCGCGCAGACGCTGCACGCCACCGGCTACGCGATGGGGATCCAGCGCGACGGCCTGGTCGGCACCGGCGACCCCGAGCGCGACACCGCGGTCGTGGCCCACTTCGGCGACGGGGCGTCGTCCCAGGGCGACGTCAACGAGGCGTTCGTGTTCGCCGCCTCCTTCAACGCGCCGGTCGTGTTCTTCTGCCAGAACAACCAGTGGGCGATCTCCGAGCCCTTCGAGCGCCAGTCCCGGATCCCTCTCTACCGCCGCTCCCAGGGCTTCGGCTTCCCCGGCATCCGCGTCGACGGCAACGACGTGCTGGCGACGTACGCCGTCACGAAGGCCGCGCTGCAGCGGGCCCGCGACGGGCAGGGACCGATCCTGATCGAGGCCTACACCTACCGGATGGGCGCCCACACCACGACCGACGACCCCACCCGCTACCGGCTCAGCGACGATGTCGAGCACTGGAAGCTCAAGGATCCCATCGCCCGGCTCGAGGTCTACCTGCGGCGCAACGGCCTGGCCGACGACGCCTTCCTGGCCGAGGTCGCCGCCGAGGCCGACGCCCTCGGCGAGCGGATGCGTCGCGAGTGCCATGCCCTCCCCGACCCCTCGACCCACGACCTGTGGGACGTCGTCCACGCGGAGAAGACGGCCGAGCTGGCGGCCCAGCAGGCGGAGTACGACGCCCACGCCGCCACCTTCGAGGAGGCCCGCCGATGA
- a CDS encoding VWA domain-containing protein: MSRATDPALRARVQALVPRLVLERARSGPHGRIGAGRLRPTRADRGGDLDLDASLEAVAVARGEGRPPALDELTASVWERPASALCLLVDRSGSMDGRRLATAAMAAAACALRSAESGGELAVVAFDRRAETVVGLGTASPARRTVERVLGLRGHGMTSLDAALRAAREQLAGARARRRITVLLSDCRVTDDVDPLPAARGLDELLVVAPASDDDEARRFAREAGARVASLDALAELPVVLDRLLAP; the protein is encoded by the coding sequence ATGAGCCGGGCGACGGATCCCGCGTTGCGGGCCCGGGTGCAGGCCCTCGTGCCGCGGCTCGTGCTGGAGCGGGCGCGCAGCGGTCCGCACGGCCGGATCGGGGCGGGTCGGCTGCGGCCGACCCGGGCCGATCGCGGGGGCGACCTCGACCTGGACGCGTCCCTGGAGGCGGTCGCCGTCGCCCGCGGCGAGGGCCGGCCGCCGGCCCTCGACGAGCTGACCGCGTCGGTGTGGGAGCGGCCCGCGAGCGCGCTGTGCCTGCTCGTCGACCGCTCCGGGTCGATGGACGGACGACGGCTCGCGACCGCGGCGATGGCCGCCGCTGCCTGTGCGCTGCGGTCGGCCGAGTCCGGTGGCGAGCTCGCGGTGGTCGCCTTCGACCGCCGCGCCGAGACGGTCGTCGGTCTCGGGACGGCGAGCCCGGCCCGTCGTACCGTCGAACGCGTGCTCGGCCTGCGCGGCCACGGGATGACGTCCCTCGACGCGGCCCTGCGGGCGGCGCGCGAGCAGCTCGCCGGGGCGCGGGCCCGGCGCCGGATCACGGTGCTGCTCTCCGACTGCCGGGTGACCGACGACGTCGACCCGCTGCCGGCCGCGCGCGGGCTCGACGAGCTGCTGGTCGTCGCACCGGCGTCGGATGACGACGAGGCCCGCCGCTTCGCCCGCGAGGCCGGCGCCCGGGTCGCCTCGCTCGACGCGCTCGCCGAGCTGCCCGTCGTCCTCGACCGGCTGCTCGCACCGTGA
- a CDS encoding AMP-binding protein — translation MSTTTALTTTALRAARDGLLERRTSYDAAVAGFEWPEVGPTFNFVHDWFDGYARGSDRPGLVIVEEDGSRAAYSFGELVSRSEQVAAHLAAQGIGRGDSVVVMLGNQVELWESMLALIRLGAVIMPTTTAVGPAELVDRLGRGAARAVVCNAADAAKFDEVPGDYARLAVGEAPSGWLSYAAAYDVPAAPLPHPGNASTDRLLLYFTSGTTSRPKLVEHTHVSYPVGHLSTMYWLGLQPGDVHLNISSPGWAKHAWSNFFAPWLAEATVFVYNYARFDAAALLGQLRTEGVTTFCAPPTVWRMLINADLSGGPGKLREAIAAGEPLNPEVISQVERHWGLTIRDGFGQTEMTAAIANTPGQPVRSGSMGRPLPGVPVVLVDPLTGTVVDGVGEGEICLDLHDSPAGAPLTLMTGYQGDPEKNADAMAGGHYHTGDVAARDEDGYITYVGRTDDVFKASDYKISPFELESVLIEHPAVAEAAVVPAPDPVRLAVPKAYVALVAGHEPTEETAESILRYAREHLAPFLRVRRLEFYELPKTISGKIRRVELRQREAEVEGQRPVGEFRDEDFPGLRG, via the coding sequence ATGAGCACGACGACCGCCCTCACGACCACCGCGTTGCGCGCCGCCCGCGACGGCCTGCTGGAGCGGCGCACGTCGTACGACGCGGCGGTGGCGGGCTTCGAGTGGCCGGAGGTCGGGCCCACGTTCAACTTCGTGCACGACTGGTTCGACGGCTATGCGCGCGGCAGCGACCGGCCGGGCCTGGTCATCGTCGAGGAGGACGGCAGTCGGGCGGCGTACTCGTTCGGCGAGCTGGTCAGCCGCTCCGAGCAGGTCGCCGCGCATCTGGCCGCCCAGGGGATCGGCCGCGGCGACAGCGTCGTGGTGATGCTCGGCAACCAGGTCGAGCTGTGGGAGTCGATGCTGGCGCTGATCCGGCTCGGCGCGGTGATCATGCCGACCACGACCGCGGTGGGGCCCGCCGAGCTCGTGGACCGGCTCGGCCGCGGCGCCGCGCGTGCGGTCGTGTGCAATGCCGCCGACGCCGCGAAGTTCGACGAGGTGCCCGGCGACTACGCGCGCCTCGCCGTGGGCGAGGCCCCGTCGGGCTGGCTGTCCTACGCCGCGGCGTACGACGTCCCGGCCGCGCCGCTGCCCCACCCGGGCAACGCCAGCACCGACCGGCTGCTCCTCTACTTCACCTCCGGGACCACCTCGCGGCCCAAGCTCGTCGAGCACACCCACGTGTCCTACCCGGTCGGCCACCTGTCGACGATGTACTGGCTCGGCCTGCAGCCGGGCGACGTGCACCTCAACATCTCCAGCCCGGGCTGGGCGAAGCACGCCTGGTCGAACTTCTTCGCGCCCTGGCTCGCGGAGGCCACGGTCTTCGTCTACAACTACGCGCGCTTCGACGCGGCCGCGCTGCTCGGCCAGCTCCGGACCGAGGGCGTGACCACCTTCTGCGCGCCGCCGACCGTGTGGCGGATGCTCATCAACGCCGACCTGTCCGGTGGCCCGGGCAAGCTCCGCGAGGCCATCGCCGCCGGCGAGCCGCTCAACCCCGAGGTGATCAGCCAGGTCGAGCGGCACTGGGGGCTGACCATCCGCGACGGCTTCGGCCAGACCGAGATGACCGCGGCGATCGCGAACACGCCCGGCCAGCCGGTGAGGTCCGGCTCGATGGGGCGCCCACTGCCCGGCGTACCGGTGGTGCTGGTCGATCCGCTCACCGGCACCGTCGTCGACGGCGTGGGGGAGGGCGAGATCTGCCTGGACCTGCACGACAGCCCGGCCGGCGCGCCGCTGACGCTGATGACCGGCTACCAGGGCGACCCGGAGAAGAACGCCGACGCGATGGCCGGCGGTCACTACCACACCGGCGACGTCGCGGCCCGGGACGAGGACGGCTACATCACCTATGTCGGCCGCACCGACGACGTCTTCAAGGCCTCCGACTACAAGATCAGCCCGTTCGAGCTGGAGTCGGTGCTGATCGAGCACCCCGCGGTCGCCGAGGCGGCGGTGGTCCCGGCGCCCGACCCGGTGCGCCTCGCCGTCCCGAAGGCGTACGTCGCCCTCGTGGCCGGACACGAGCCGACGGAGGAGACGGCGGAGTCGATCCTGCGCTACGCCCGCGAGCACCTCGCGCCCTTCCTGCGGGTGCGTCGACTGGAGTTCTACGAGCTCCCCAAGACCATCTCCGGCAAGATCCGCCGGGTCGAGCTGCGCCAGCGCGAGGCCGAGGTCGAGGGGCAGCGGCCCGTCGGGGAGTTCCGCGACGAGGACTTCCCGGGGCTGCGGGGCTGA
- a CDS encoding 3-hydroxybutyryl-CoA dehydrogenase, with protein MARVGVVGGGLMGSGIAEVNARAGKDVIVVESSPAAVEAARQRLESSLKRAESRGKIESADAVLAHIRVVEELTALADRDIVIEAIVEDEQAKTDLFRRLDEIVTSPDAILASNTSSIPIMKLAVATKRPTHVLGVHFFNPVPVLKLVELVPSLMTDEATTERARAFVQDDLGKTAIDCQDRAGFVVNALLIPFILSAIRMFESGFASAEDIDHGLVLGAAHPQGPLALADLIGLDTVKAVAESLYEEFKEPLYAAPPLLARMVEAGLLGRKTGRGFYTYG; from the coding sequence ATCGCGCGTGTGGGAGTGGTCGGCGGCGGCCTGATGGGATCGGGCATCGCGGAGGTCAACGCCCGCGCCGGCAAGGACGTGATCGTCGTGGAGTCCTCCCCCGCCGCCGTCGAGGCCGCCCGCCAGCGCCTCGAGAGCTCCCTCAAGCGCGCCGAGAGCCGCGGCAAGATCGAGTCCGCGGACGCCGTCCTCGCCCACATCCGCGTCGTCGAGGAGCTCACCGCCCTCGCCGACCGCGACATCGTGATCGAGGCCATCGTCGAGGACGAGCAGGCCAAGACCGACCTGTTCCGCCGGCTCGACGAGATCGTGACCAGCCCCGACGCGATCCTCGCCTCGAACACCTCGTCGATCCCGATCATGAAGCTCGCCGTCGCCACGAAGCGGCCGACGCACGTGCTGGGCGTGCACTTCTTCAACCCGGTGCCCGTGCTCAAGCTGGTCGAGCTGGTCCCGTCCCTGATGACCGACGAGGCCACCACCGAGCGGGCCCGGGCCTTCGTGCAGGACGACCTGGGCAAGACCGCCATCGACTGCCAGGACCGCGCCGGCTTCGTCGTCAACGCCCTGCTGATCCCGTTCATCCTCTCCGCGATCCGGATGTTCGAGTCCGGCTTCGCCTCCGCGGAGGACATCGACCACGGCCTGGTCCTCGGCGCCGCGCACCCGCAGGGCCCGCTCGCGCTGGCCGACCTGATCGGCCTCGACACCGTCAAGGCCGTCGCCGAGTCGCTCTACGAGGAGTTCAAGGAGCCCCTCTACGCCGCCCCGCCGCTGCTGGCCCGCATGGTCGAGGCCGGGCTGCTCGGTCGCAAGACCGGCCGCGGGTTCTACACCTACGGCTGA
- a CDS encoding NDMA-dependent alcohol dehydrogenase: MKTKAAVVYETGKPIVIEELTLDKPREGEVLIRYTHAGLCHSDVHIAHGDLEARLPMVLGHEGAGIIEEVGPGVTRVKVGDHVVCSFIPNCGTCRYCANGQQSICDMGATILDGYLPGERFPITGPAGEYGAMCMLGTFSQYGVIHQNSCVKVDDELPLEKAVLVGCGVPTGWGAAVNTAEVKAGETVVVMGIGGIGINAVQGAALAGAKNVIAIDPLANKREKAMELGATHAFESAELAMETITNLTRGQMADAAILTPGLMTAEIVSDGFNAVGKGGKVVLTGLNKLEETNIQLPGSVLTLYRKELRGSLFGDCNPTVDIPRILGLYQSGDLKLDEILTRTYTLEQVNEGYDDLLNGKNVRGVVIHEH; encoded by the coding sequence ATGAAGACCAAGGCCGCAGTCGTCTACGAGACCGGCAAGCCGATCGTGATCGAGGAGCTCACCCTCGACAAGCCCCGCGAGGGCGAGGTGCTGATCCGCTACACCCACGCCGGACTGTGCCACTCCGACGTCCACATCGCGCACGGCGACCTGGAGGCTCGGCTGCCGATGGTCCTGGGCCACGAGGGCGCCGGGATCATCGAGGAGGTCGGCCCCGGCGTCACCCGGGTCAAGGTCGGCGACCACGTCGTGTGCTCGTTCATCCCCAACTGCGGCACCTGCCGCTACTGCGCCAACGGCCAGCAGTCGATCTGCGACATGGGCGCGACCATCCTCGACGGCTACCTGCCCGGGGAGCGGTTCCCGATCACCGGTCCCGCCGGCGAGTACGGCGCGATGTGCATGCTCGGCACGTTCAGCCAGTACGGCGTCATCCACCAGAACTCCTGCGTCAAGGTGGACGACGAGCTGCCGCTGGAGAAGGCCGTCCTGGTCGGCTGCGGCGTCCCGACGGGCTGGGGCGCGGCGGTCAACACCGCCGAGGTCAAGGCCGGTGAGACCGTCGTGGTCATGGGCATCGGCGGCATCGGCATCAACGCCGTCCAGGGGGCCGCGCTGGCCGGGGCGAAGAACGTCATCGCGATCGACCCGCTCGCCAACAAGCGCGAGAAGGCGATGGAGCTCGGCGCCACGCACGCGTTCGAGTCGGCCGAGCTCGCGATGGAGACCATCACCAACCTGACCCGCGGCCAGATGGCCGACGCGGCGATCCTCACGCCCGGGCTGATGACCGCGGAGATCGTCTCCGACGGCTTCAACGCGGTCGGCAAGGGCGGCAAGGTCGTGCTGACCGGCCTCAACAAGCTGGAGGAGACCAACATCCAGCTGCCCGGCTCGGTGCTCACGCTCTACCGCAAGGAGCTGCGCGGCAGCCTCTTCGGCGACTGCAACCCGACCGTCGACATCCCGCGGATCCTGGGGCTCTACCAGTCGGGCGACCTCAAGCTCGACGAGATCCTCACCCGCACGTACACGCTCGAGCAGGTCAACGAGGGCTACGACGACCTCCTCAACGGCAAGAACGTGCGCGGCGTCGTCATCCACGAGCACTGA